A portion of the Haliaeetus albicilla chromosome 5, bHalAlb1.1, whole genome shotgun sequence genome contains these proteins:
- the LRFN5 gene encoding leucine-rich repeat and fibronectin type-III domain-containing protein 5 isoform X2 — MEKLLLFLLFIGIAVRAQICPKRCVCQILSPNLATLCAKKGLLFVPPNIDRRTVELRLADNFVTNIKRKDFANMTSLVDLTLSRNTISFITPHAFADLRNLRALHLNSNRLTKITNDMFSGLSNLHHLILNNNQLTLISSTAFDDVLALEELDLSYNNLETIPWDAVEKMVSLHTLSLDHNMIDHIPKGTFSHLHKMTRLDVTSNKLQKLPPDPLFQRAQVLATSGIISPSTFALSFGGNPLHCNCELLWLRRLSREDDLETCASPTLLSGRYFWSIPEEEFLCEPPLITRHTHELRVLEGQRAALRCKARGDPEPAIHWISPEGKLISNATRSVVYDNGTLDILITTVKDTGSFTCIASNPAGEATQTVDLHIIKLPHLLNSTNHIHEPDPGSSDISTSTKSGSNASSSNGDTKVSQDKKVVVAEATSSTALLKFNFQRNIPGIRMFQIQYNGTYDDSLVYRMIPPTSKTFLVNNLAAGTVYDLCVLAIYDDGITSLTATRVVGCTQFTTEQDYVRCHFMQSQFLGGTMIIIIGGIIVASVLVFIIILMIRYKVCNNNGQQKATKVSNVYSQTNGAQIQGCSGVLSQSMSKQAVGHEEVIQCCKAASDGVTQSPETGSSQDSATTTSALPPAWTSSTSVSQKQKRKPGPKPSSEPQSEAVSSIESQNTNRNNSTALQLASRPPDSVKGAPTYKRAQSKPKAGADPQDACPPPLPENVATDVLTRQKTIRFQLTED; from the exons AtggaaaaactgcttttgtttctgctgttcaTTGGCATAGCGGTGAGAGCTCAGATCTGCCCAAAGCGCTGTGTCTGTCAGATTTTGTCTCCGAACCTTGCCACCCTTTGTGCCAAGAAAGGGCTCTTATTTGTTCCTCCCAACATTGACAGGAGGACCGTGGAGTTAAGGCTGGCAGACAACTTTGTTACAAACATTAAAAGGAAAGACTTTGCCAATATGACCAGCCTGGTGGACCTGACACTGTCCAGGAATACAATCAGTTTTATTACACCTCACGCATTTGCTGATTTGCGCAATTTGCGGGCTTTGCATTTGAACAGCAACCGATTGACTAAAATCACTAATGACATGTTCAGTGGACTCTCCAATCTTCACCACTTGATACTTAACAACAACCAGCTGACTTTAATTTCTTCCACAGCTTTTGATGATGTTTTAGCTCTTGAGGAATTGGATTTGTCTTACAACAATCTGGAAACCATCCCCTGGGATGCGGTGGAGAAGATGGTTAGTTTGCACACTCTCAGTCTAGACCACAACATGATTGATCATATTCCTAAGGGGACGTTCTCCCACCTCCACAAGATGACCAGGTTGGACGTCACGTCTAACAAACTGCAGAAGCTACCGCCTGATCCTCTCTTCCAGCGAGCTCAGGTACTAGCAACCTCAGGAATTATCAGCCCCTCGACTTTTGCATTGAGCTTTGGTGGGAACCCTTTGCATTGCAACTGTGAGCTTTTGTGGCTGAGGCGTCTTTCGAGGGAAGACGACCTGGAGACGTGTGCTTCTCCCACGCTCTTGTCCGGCCGGTACTTCTGGTCGATCCCCGAGGAGGAGTTCTTGTGTGAGCCTCCTCTCATCACCCGGCACACCCACGAGCTGCGGGTGCTGGAGGGCCAGCGGGCAGCACTGCGGTGTAAGGCCCGGGGGGACCCTGAACCAGCAATTCATTGGATTTCACCCGAGGGCAAACTGATTTCAAACGCAACGAGGTCCGTGGTGTACGACAACGGGACGCTCGACATCCTTATAACGACGGTGAAGGATACAGGCTCCTTCACCTGCATTGCTTCCAATCCGGCTGGGGAGGCCACGCAGACGGTAGACCTGCACATCATCAAACTCCCCCACTTGCTGAACAGCACGAACCACATCCACGAGCCTGACCCCGGCTCCTCAGATATCTCCACTTCCACCAAGTCGGGCTCCAACGCGAGCAGTAGCAATGGGGATACGAAAGTCAGCCAAGATAAGAAGGTGGTCGTTGCGGAAGCAACATCCTCTACTGCTCTGCTGAAATTCAATTTTCAGAGGAATATACCTGGGATACGTATGTTCCAAATCCAGTACAACGGTACTTACGATGACTCCCTTGTTTACAG AATGATACCTCCCACGAGCAAAACCTTCCTGGTCAACAACCTGGCTGCTGGGACTGTGTACGACCTTTGCGTCCTGGCCATCTATGATGATGGGATCACCTCGCTCACCGCCACCAGGGTGGTGGGCTGCACGCAGTTCACCACCGAGCAGGATTACGTGCGCTGCCACTTCATGCAGTCCCAGTTCCTGGGTGGGACCATGATTATCATCATTGGTGGGATCATCGTGGCCTCCGTGCTTGTGTTCATCATCATCCTCATGATCCGCTACAAGGTGTGTAACAACAACGGGCAGCAGAAGGCCACCAAGGTCAGCAACGTGTACTCGCAGACGAACGGGGCTCAGATCCAGGGCTGCAGCGGGGTGCTGTCGCAGTCGATGTCCAAGCAGGCTGTCGGGCACGAAGAGGTCATCCAGTGCTGCAAGGCTGCCAGCGACGGCGTGACGCAGTCACCGGAGACCGGCTCCAGCCAGGACTCGGCCACCACTACCTCCGCTTTGCCTCCCGCCTGGACTTCCAGCACTTCTGTCTCCCAGAAGCAGAAGCGAAAGCCGGGGCCAAAGCCAAGCAGCGAGCCGCAGAGTGAAGCTGTCAGCAGTATCGAGTCCCAAAACACTAACAGAAATAACTCCACTGCCCTGCAGTTAGCTAGCCGTCCCCCCGACTCTGTCAAAGGGGCCCCCACGTACAAAAGAGCACAATCAAAGCCAA AAGCCGGGGCCGATCCGCAGGACGCCTGCCCGCCTCCGCTCCCCGAAAACGTTGCCACCGACGTTCTTACTCGGCAGAAAACAATACGGTTCCAACTCACCGAAGATTAA
- the LRFN5 gene encoding leucine-rich repeat and fibronectin type-III domain-containing protein 5 isoform X1, whose translation MEKLLLFLLFIGIAVRAQICPKRCVCQILSPNLATLCAKKGLLFVPPNIDRRTVELRLADNFVTNIKRKDFANMTSLVDLTLSRNTISFITPHAFADLRNLRALHLNSNRLTKITNDMFSGLSNLHHLILNNNQLTLISSTAFDDVLALEELDLSYNNLETIPWDAVEKMVSLHTLSLDHNMIDHIPKGTFSHLHKMTRLDVTSNKLQKLPPDPLFQRAQVLATSGIISPSTFALSFGGNPLHCNCELLWLRRLSREDDLETCASPTLLSGRYFWSIPEEEFLCEPPLITRHTHELRVLEGQRAALRCKARGDPEPAIHWISPEGKLISNATRSVVYDNGTLDILITTVKDTGSFTCIASNPAGEATQTVDLHIIKLPHLLNSTNHIHEPDPGSSDISTSTKSGSNASSSNGDTKVSQDKKVVVAEATSSTALLKFNFQRNIPGIRMFQIQYNGTYDDSLVYRMIPPTSKTFLVNNLAAGTVYDLCVLAIYDDGITSLTATRVVGCTQFTTEQDYVRCHFMQSQFLGGTMIIIIGGIIVASVLVFIIILMIRYKVCNNNGQQKATKVSNVYSQTNGAQIQGCSGVLSQSMSKQAVGHEEVIQCCKAASDGVTQSPETGSSQDSATTTSALPPAWTSSTSVSQKQKRKPGPKPSSEPQSEAVSSIESQNTNRNNSTALQLASRPPDSVKGAPTYKRAQSKPSKFLTLPADASRAKRRLSLGGELMESRRLGSAWGAGGLRSKRSMSMNGMLVQSDSSDVDSGKATFSSSEWILESTV comes from the exons AtggaaaaactgcttttgtttctgctgttcaTTGGCATAGCGGTGAGAGCTCAGATCTGCCCAAAGCGCTGTGTCTGTCAGATTTTGTCTCCGAACCTTGCCACCCTTTGTGCCAAGAAAGGGCTCTTATTTGTTCCTCCCAACATTGACAGGAGGACCGTGGAGTTAAGGCTGGCAGACAACTTTGTTACAAACATTAAAAGGAAAGACTTTGCCAATATGACCAGCCTGGTGGACCTGACACTGTCCAGGAATACAATCAGTTTTATTACACCTCACGCATTTGCTGATTTGCGCAATTTGCGGGCTTTGCATTTGAACAGCAACCGATTGACTAAAATCACTAATGACATGTTCAGTGGACTCTCCAATCTTCACCACTTGATACTTAACAACAACCAGCTGACTTTAATTTCTTCCACAGCTTTTGATGATGTTTTAGCTCTTGAGGAATTGGATTTGTCTTACAACAATCTGGAAACCATCCCCTGGGATGCGGTGGAGAAGATGGTTAGTTTGCACACTCTCAGTCTAGACCACAACATGATTGATCATATTCCTAAGGGGACGTTCTCCCACCTCCACAAGATGACCAGGTTGGACGTCACGTCTAACAAACTGCAGAAGCTACCGCCTGATCCTCTCTTCCAGCGAGCTCAGGTACTAGCAACCTCAGGAATTATCAGCCCCTCGACTTTTGCATTGAGCTTTGGTGGGAACCCTTTGCATTGCAACTGTGAGCTTTTGTGGCTGAGGCGTCTTTCGAGGGAAGACGACCTGGAGACGTGTGCTTCTCCCACGCTCTTGTCCGGCCGGTACTTCTGGTCGATCCCCGAGGAGGAGTTCTTGTGTGAGCCTCCTCTCATCACCCGGCACACCCACGAGCTGCGGGTGCTGGAGGGCCAGCGGGCAGCACTGCGGTGTAAGGCCCGGGGGGACCCTGAACCAGCAATTCATTGGATTTCACCCGAGGGCAAACTGATTTCAAACGCAACGAGGTCCGTGGTGTACGACAACGGGACGCTCGACATCCTTATAACGACGGTGAAGGATACAGGCTCCTTCACCTGCATTGCTTCCAATCCGGCTGGGGAGGCCACGCAGACGGTAGACCTGCACATCATCAAACTCCCCCACTTGCTGAACAGCACGAACCACATCCACGAGCCTGACCCCGGCTCCTCAGATATCTCCACTTCCACCAAGTCGGGCTCCAACGCGAGCAGTAGCAATGGGGATACGAAAGTCAGCCAAGATAAGAAGGTGGTCGTTGCGGAAGCAACATCCTCTACTGCTCTGCTGAAATTCAATTTTCAGAGGAATATACCTGGGATACGTATGTTCCAAATCCAGTACAACGGTACTTACGATGACTCCCTTGTTTACAG AATGATACCTCCCACGAGCAAAACCTTCCTGGTCAACAACCTGGCTGCTGGGACTGTGTACGACCTTTGCGTCCTGGCCATCTATGATGATGGGATCACCTCGCTCACCGCCACCAGGGTGGTGGGCTGCACGCAGTTCACCACCGAGCAGGATTACGTGCGCTGCCACTTCATGCAGTCCCAGTTCCTGGGTGGGACCATGATTATCATCATTGGTGGGATCATCGTGGCCTCCGTGCTTGTGTTCATCATCATCCTCATGATCCGCTACAAGGTGTGTAACAACAACGGGCAGCAGAAGGCCACCAAGGTCAGCAACGTGTACTCGCAGACGAACGGGGCTCAGATCCAGGGCTGCAGCGGGGTGCTGTCGCAGTCGATGTCCAAGCAGGCTGTCGGGCACGAAGAGGTCATCCAGTGCTGCAAGGCTGCCAGCGACGGCGTGACGCAGTCACCGGAGACCGGCTCCAGCCAGGACTCGGCCACCACTACCTCCGCTTTGCCTCCCGCCTGGACTTCCAGCACTTCTGTCTCCCAGAAGCAGAAGCGAAAGCCGGGGCCAAAGCCAAGCAGCGAGCCGCAGAGTGAAGCTGTCAGCAGTATCGAGTCCCAAAACACTAACAGAAATAACTCCACTGCCCTGCAGTTAGCTAGCCGTCCCCCCGACTCTGTCAAAGGGGCCCCCACGTACAAAAGAGCACAATCAAAGCCAAGTAAGTTCCTCACTTTGCCAGCTGACGCATCCCGAGCCAAGCGCAGGCTCTCCCTGGGCGGCGAGCTGATGGAGTCCCGCCGCCTCGGCAGCGCCTGGGGCGCAGGTGGATTGCGGTCCAAAAGGAGCATGTCCATGAACGGGATGCTAGTCCAGTCAGACAGCTCTGATGTGGATAGTGGAAAAGCAACTTTCTCCAGTTCTGAGTGGATATTGGAAAGCACTGTGtga